From Kitasatospora sp. MAP12-44:
GGGCGCGACCGGGCCGTCGATCCAGTCGCGGTCGATGGTCAGGGTCTGGCCGCCGTAGGACTCAGTGACGTTGCCCCGGTACTGGTGGAGGCGGCCGTGGGCGGACCAGAGGCTGTCGTCGAGCCCGCCGCTGCCGTCCGTGGTGGCCCGCCCGTCCCAGCGGGCGTACCAGACGGCGTCCGGGAGCGGCGAGGTGCCGGCCTCGGCGGCGGCGGCGAGGTCCGAGATGCCGGAGCCGAGGCTGGAGTAGAAGCCGGAGCGGTAGCCGAGCCGGTGCAGCTCCTGGGTCCAGGCGACGGTGAAGTCGACCACGGCCTGCCCGCAGGACGCGTCGGACCCCGAGTACGCCTCGACGTCGAGGTAGACCGGGCTGCCCGCGCCCAGGCCGAGCGCCTGCAGCGCGTTCGCCGCGCCGTCGGCCTCCGCCGAGCCCTGGTCGGCGGCGTTGGCCGGGTCGATCCGGTGCGGCTTGCTCCCGGAGCCGCTGCAGGGCGCCTGCGGTCCGACGTCGATCGGCAGCAGCTGCCAGCCCATCGCGTGGACCTGGCGCACCCAGTCGGCGCTCAGCTCCGCCTGGTGGCAGGCCCGCTGCTCGCCGCTGATGTAGATGCCGGCCGCGCTGTAGGGCGAGGAGTCCCACCAGGCCTGCATGGTGTCCACCGGTGGGGCCTCGCAGGTGTCGAACCCGGCGCCGGTGTAGGTGGGCTGGACGTCACGCCCAAGACCGGTCAGCACGGTGCGGGTGACCCCCGGTGGGACGAAGGCCCCCGCGGGGGCCGCGTCCAGCGCGAACGACAGGACGAGACAGAGCGTGGTGAGCGCCGTGGCGCGGAGAGATCGCACAATCCAGCATGTGACGATCCATCATTTCATCTGCGTAGCAGCGCCGCGCGGCGACGGACTTCACCCCTCCGGCGGAGGCCAGGACGGGCGCGGGAAGTCGGTGGGTCCGACTTTCCGCGCCCGTTCGCCCGCAGCGGGCCGATTCGCCGTCAGAAACCGAGCTTGCGCAGCTGCTTGGGGTCGCGCTGCCAGTCCTTGGCGACCTTGACGTGCAGGTCCAGGTAGACCGGAGTGCCGAGCAGCGCCTCGATGTGCTTGCGGGCCGTGGTGCCCACGTGCTTGAGGCGGGCGCCCTTGGCGCCGATGACGATGGCCTTCTGGCTCTGCCGCTCGATGTAGACGTTCGCGTGGATGTCCAGCAGCGGACGGTCGGCCGGGCGCCCCTCGCGCGGGATCATCTCCTCGACCACCACGGCCAGCGAGTGCGGCAGCTCGTCGCGCACGCCCTCCAGGGCGGCCTCGCGGATCAGCTCGGCGACCATGATCACCTCGGGCTCGTCGGTCAGGTCGCCGTCCGGGTAGAGCGGCGGACCCAGCGGCAGCAGCGGGGTGAGCAGGTCGGCCAGCAGGTCCACCTGCTTGTCGCCGACGGCCGAGACCGGGATGATCTCGGCCCACTCGATGCCCAGCTCCAGGCCGAGCTGGTGGATGGCGATCAGCTGCTCGGCGAGCTTCTTGGAGTCGACCAGGTCGGTCTTGGTGACAATCGCCACCTTGGGGGTCTTCTTGACCTCGGCCAGCTCCTTGGCGATGAACTTGTCGCCGGGGCCGAGCTTCTGGTCGGCGGGCAGGCAGAAGCCGATCACGTCGACCTCGGCCCAGGTGGAGCGGACCAGGTCGTTGAGGCGCTCGCCGAGCAGCGTGCGCGGCTTGTGCAGACCGGGGGTGTCCACCAGGACGAGTTGGGCCTCGGGGCGGTGCACGATGCCGCGCACGGTGTGCCGGGTGGTCTGCGGACGGTCGGAGGTGATCGCGACCTTCGTCCCCACCAGGGCGTTGGTCAGGGTCGACTTACCCGCGTTGGGACGGCCTACGAAGCACGCGAAACCCGAGCGGTACGGGGCAGCCGGGGAAGAAGGAGTGTCGCTCATGGGACCCATTCTCCCTGATCACCCGGACCGGACCGGACAGGCCCGCGTACGACGGCCCGCTGCGGGCCCGCCGGTCACGTTCCGTGCTCACTTGCGGCGCGACTGCAGCGCCCCGATCAGGGTGAGCAGCAGCAGGACCAGCGAGCCCGCCAGCCAGTAGGGCGACTGCGTCTCGTGCCAGCGTCCGAGCCCCATCAGGACGGCCAGCAGCGCGGCGAAGAACGCGAGTACACCCATGCCGAGTCCCATCCCCCCGAGTCACAGGTGAGATTATCGGACTACTTAGCGTGGTGTCAGCTTGCGTCGACCCGCGTCCGCAGCACACCGTCCGGTCCGGCCAGCAGCAGCGGCGTGCCGGCTCCGCCCAGCTCCCGGACGACGGCCAGGTCAGCCTCGGTGGGAGCCTGCTGCGCCGTCACGACCACCGCCGCCTCCAGGCCCTTGGCGCCGCTCGCCACCGCCATCGCCACCGCCGTCTGCACGGCGCTCAGCGCCAGCGACGGCAGCGCGACCGTCCCCGCGACGTAGGTGCGGCCGGTCTCGTCGCGCACCGCCGCTCCCTCCGCCACCTGGTTGCGGGCCCGGGCGGAGCGGGCCAGGGTGACGAGCTTCTGGTCTTCGGCGTCGAGGGCGCGATCAAGGTCAGTCATGCCGCTGAGCATAAAACAATTAGTCGGTCTGCTCGGGGCTGTCCTGGAGCCGGCGGACCGGCGTGGCCACCACGGTGCCGATGCGGTTGCGGCGCCCGGCCGAGCTCTCCGCGGTCAGCCTGATCGCGCTGAGCCCGGTCGACTCGTCCAGCGGCACCGGCACCTCGCAGGCGGAGCCGGGGATCGGCACCCGTCCCAGGTGCTTGGCGAGCAGGCCGCCGACCGTCTCGATGTCCTCGTCCTCCAGCTCGATGCCGAAGAGCTCGCCGAGGTCCTCGACCAGCAGCCGGGCGGTGATCCGGAACGAGCCGTCACCGAGGTCCTCGATCGGGGCGATCTCCCGGTCGTACTCGTCGGTGATCTCGCCGACGATCTCCTCCAGGATGTCCTCGATGGTGACCAGGCCGGCCGTGCCGCCGTACTCGTCGATCACGATCGCGACGTGCGAGCGCATCTGCTGCATCTCGCGCAGCAGGTCGCCGGCCGGCTTGCTGTCCGGGATGAAGACAGCCGGCCGCATCATGGTGTCCACCTGCTCGGACTCGGCGTCCCGGCTGATGTGGGTCAGCCGGACCAGGTCCTTGAGGTAGACGATGCCGACCACGTCGTCCTCGTTCTCGCCGACCACCGGGATCCGCGAGAAGCCCGAGCGCAGTGCCAGGGTGAGCGCCTGACGGACCGTCTTGTGCCGCTCGATCATCACCAGGTCGGTACGCGGCACCATCACCTCGCGCACGATGGTGTCGCCCAGTTCGAAGACCGAGTGCACCATCCGGCGCTCGTCGTCCTCGATCAGGTCGTCCTTCTCGGCGAGGTCGACCAGCGCGCGCAGCTCGGCCTCCGAGGCGAACGGCCCCTCGCGGTAGCCCTTGCCGGGCGTCAGCGCGTTGCCCAGCAGGATCAGCAGCCGCGGGATCGGGCCGAGGATCCGGGCCAGCGGCAGCAGCACGAACGAGGCTGTGGTGGCCGAGGTGAGCGGGTGCTGGCGCCCGATCGTGCGCGGCGAGACGCCGACCGCGACGAACGAGACCAGCACCATCACACCGAACGCCACCAGCACGGCCTGCCAGGTCTGCTGGAAGGACCGGACGCAGACCACCGTCACCAGGACGGCGGCAGCCACCTCGCTGGCCACCCGGATCAGGGTGGCCAGGTTGAGGTAGCGGATCGGGTCGCTCGCCAGCGTCAGCAGCCGGTCCGAGCCGCGCCGACCGGCCCGGACGGCCTCCTCGGCGCGGAACCGGGAGACCCGGGAGATCCCCGCCTCGGCGCAGGCGGCCAGCCAGCCGACCATGACCAGCAGACACGCCCCGACCAGAAAACTCGTACTGTCACCGCTCATCGCGGATCAGTGCGTGGTGGGCGCCGGGGAGAGCCCCGACAACCCGCGACCGGTACGCCAGTCGTCCAGGATGCGCTTCTGGAGGGCGAACATGGTGCGCTCCTCCTCCGGCTCCTCGTGGTCGTAGCCGAGCACGTGCAGCACCCCGTGGACGGTGAGCAGTTGCAGCTCCTCGTCCATCGAGTGCTGCGAGGGAGCCGCAAGACCCTGGGCCTTGGCCACCTCCGGGCAGAGCACGATGTCGCCGAGCAGGCCCTGCGGCAGCTCCTCGCCCTCCTTGCCCGGACGCAGCTCGTCCATCGGGAAGGACATCACGTCGGTGGGACCGGGCAGGTCCATCCACTGGATGTGCAGCTGCTCCATCGCCTCGCTGTCGATGAGGATCACGGACAGTTCGGACTGCGGGTGGATCCGCATCTTGTCGAGGGCGAAGCGGGCGACGTCGAGGATGGCATCCTCGTCGGCGTCCCAGCCGGACTCGTTGGCGATGTCGATGGACATGAAGAGGTCTGCGCTCAGCTTTCGGTGCGATGGGGCTGTCGGGGCGTGCGGGTGTTGCGACGGGGCGCGGGCTTCTTCGCCTTGGCGCCCGCCGGGGTGTCGTCCTCGGCGTTCTCCAGGGCGTCCCAGCGCTCGTAGGCGTCCACGATCCGGCCGACCAGCTTGTGGCGGACCACGTCGGTGCTGGTCAGGATCGAGAAGTGGATGTCCGGGACGTCCGCGAGGATCTCCTGGACCACCTTGAGGCCGCTGCGGGTGCTGCCCGGGAGGTCGATCTGGCTGGTGTCGCCGGTGACCACCACCCGGGAGTTGAAACCGAGCCGGGTGAGGAACATCTTCATCTGCTCGGGCGAGGTGTTCTGGGCCTCGTCCAGGATGATGAAGGCGTCGTTGAGGGTGCGGCCGCGCATATAGGCGAGCGGGGCGACCTCGATGGTGCCCGCGGCCATCAGCCGGGGGATGGAGTCGGGGTCCATCATGTCGTGCAGCGCGTCGTAGAGCGGCCGCAGGTAGGGGTCGATCTTCTCGAAGAGCGTGCCGGGCAGGAAGCCGAGCCGCTCACCGGCCTCGACGGCGGGCCGGGTCAGGATGATCCGGTTGACCTCCTTGGCCTGCAGGGCCTGGACGGCCTTGGCCATCGCCAGGTAGGTCTTGCCGGTACCGGCCGGACCGATGCCGAAGGTGATGGTGTGCCGGTCGATCGCGTCGACGTAGTTCTTCTGGTTCTCCGTCTTGGGACGGATCGTGCGGCCCCGGTTCGACAGGATGCTCGCCGTGAAGACCTGGGACGGGCTCTCGCCGGCCCCGGCGGGGTCGGCGGCGGCGTTCCTGAGCATCGCAATGGACCGCTCCACGGCGTCCTCCGTCAGGGGTTGGCCGGTGCGCAGCACCAGCATCATCTCGTTGAAGAGCTGCTGGACCAGGACGATGTCGGCACGTTCGCCGGTTGCGGTGACCTCGTTGCCCCGGACGTGGATGTCGGTCTCGGGGAAGGAGCGCTCGATCACTCGCAGGAGGGAATCGGTGGCACCGAGCAGGGTGACCATCGGGTGCTTCTCGGGGATCACGATCCGGGCGCTGGCGCCGTTCGTGGCCTGCGGGCGGTGCTGTGCGGTGTCACTCATAGGGTCACTCATGGGTCGGCGCTGAGGCCTGCCTCTTCCCATCCGTGGTCTCGGGGTGCCGCTCGGTCGGTTCCGGGGTCACCAGGGTACGCCGCGCGGTCGTCAGCCGTGCTGCGGCCTGATCGATGGTCGGGCAGTTCCGGCGGTGATGCCACCCCTTTTCGGCCCTCATCGGCGGGACGGCACCGGAATCCGGGCCAGGTCCTCGGCGACCACCAGCTCGCCGTCGAAGTGCGCGCGGGCCTCGGCGAGATGTCCGTCCAGGTCCGGGTAGCGCTGCGAGAAGTGGGTCAGCACCAGGGTCCGGACGCCGGCCGCGGCGGCGACCTGGGCCGCCTGGGCGGCGGTGAGGTGGCCGTGCTCCTTGGCGAGACGGGCGTCGGCGGCCAGGAAGGTCGCCTCGATCACCAGCAGGTCGGCCCCCTCGGCCAGCGCGTGGACGCCGTCGCAGAGCCGGGTGTCCATCACGAAGGCGAAGCGCTGGCCGGGCCGGGCCTCGCTGACCTCGGCCAGGGTGACCGTACGGTCGTCCAGCTGGATCCGGCCCTCGCGCTGGAGCCGGCCGACATCCGGTCCGCGGACCCCGAGGGCGGCCAGCCGCTCGGGCACCAGGCGGCGGCCGTCCGGCTCGGTGAGCCGGTAGCCGAAGGAGTCCACCGGGTGCGAGAGCTGGACGGCCGACAGCTCGAAGGGCGCGCCGGCGCCGTCCAGCGGGCCGGCGGCGGCGATCGGGTGCGGGCGCAGCTCGGCCGTCTCGTGGAAGGCGGTGGCCTGCCGCAGCCGGTCGAAGAAGACCTGGCCGGAGGCCGGGTAGTAGGCGTGCACCGGGTGCGGGACCCGGTCCAGGTTGATCCGCTGGATCACCCCGGCCAGACCCAGGCTGTGGTCGCCGTGGAAGTGCGTCACGCAGATCCGGGTCAGGTCGGTGGCCGAGACGCCCGCGTACAGCATCTGCCGCTGGGTGCCCTCCCCCGGGTCGAAGAGCAGTCCCTCGCCGTCCCACCGCAGCAGGTAGCCGTTGTGGTTGCGGTGCCGGGTGGGCACCTGGCTGGCCGTGCCGAGGACGACGAGTTCGCGCATGGACACCGGATCAGACCAGGCCCTCGGAGAAGCCCCGGCCGCCCAGCAGGTGGACGTGCGCGTGGAACACGGTCTGCCCGGCGCCCGCACCGGTGTTGAAGATCAACCGGTAGCCGGAGCCGTCGAGCTTCTCGTCGGCGGCCACCTCGGCCGCCTCGGAGAGCAGCGCGCCGGCCAGCGCGGGCTCGGCGGCGGCCAGCGCGCCGGCGTTCGGGTAGTGCGCCTTGGGGATGACCAGGATGTGCGTGGGGGCCTGCGGGTGGATGTCGCGGAAGGCGAGGGTGCGCTCCGACTCGCGGACCACGGTGGCCGGGATGTCGCCCGCCACGATCTTGCAGAAGAGGCAGTCGGGGTCGGTCGGTTCGGCCATGGGTCACTCTCCGGGGAACGTGGTCGGGCGGCTCGTCGGACGTGCCGTCAAACTACCGGACAGGCAGTGGCGCAGGGACGGGCCCCCGGAGCTCAGGACCAGCGGCCCGCGCGGCCCAGCAGCAGCGCGCCGGCCGCGACGCCCGCCGTCGAGGTGCGCAGCACCGACGGGCCCAGCCGGTACGGCTTCGCGCCGGCCGCGGCGAAGGCCGTCAGCTCCTCCGGGCTGACCCCGCCCTCGGGCCCGACGATCAGCATGATGTCCCCGGCCGTCGGCAGCGGCGCCGCCGCCAGCGGCTCGGCGCCCTCCTCGTGCAGGACGGCCGCCAGCGCCGCCGCGGCCAGCAGCGGGGCCAGCTGGCGGGTCGTCATCACCTCGCGCACCTCGGGGAAGCGCAGCCGGCGCGACTGCTTGCCCGCCTCGCGCGCGGTGCTCCGCCACTTGGCCAGCGCCTTGGCACCGCGCTCGCCCTTCCACTGGGTGATGCAGCGCGAGGCGGCCCAGGGGATCACCACGTCGACACCGACCTCGGTCATCGTCTCGACCGCCAGCTCGCCGCGGTCGCCCTTGGGCAGCGCCTGGACGACCACGATCCGCGGGCTCGGCGCGGGCTCGGCGACCGTGTCGGCGAGGGTCACGTCCAGGGCGTCCTTGCCGAGCACGGCCGTCACCGTGCCGTGGCCGCCGAGGCCGAGCCCGTCGGTGAGGGTGATCGCCTCGCCCACCTCAAGCCGCTTCACGGCTGCGGCGTGCCGCCCCTCGGCTCCGTCCAGCCTGACCACGGCGCCCGGCGAGGCGGCGGCGAGGCGGTCGGTGTCGACGACGAAGACGGGCGCGGTCATGGGGCGTTCCTCACAGAATGATGGCCGGCCCCCGCCGCACAGCGGGCAGGGACCGGCCAGTTGGTTCTGACAGCTCAGCGTTCGTGACCGCTCAGCGGCCGTTGAAGGCGTCCTTCAGGCGGGAGAACAGACCCTGCTGACCGGGTGCGAAGGTGCCCGAGGGCCGCTCCTCGCCACGCAGCACCGCCAGGCGGCGCAGCAGGTCCTCCTGCTCGGGGTCGAGCTTGGTGGGCGTCTGCACCTCGACATGCACTATCAGGTCGCCTCGGCCGCCCCCGCGAAGGTGCGTGACGCCCCGGCCGTGCAGCGGGATCGACTGGCCGGACTGGGTGCCGGGCCGGATGTCGACCTCCTCCAGGCCGTCCAGGGTCTGCAGCGGCACCTGGGTGCCGAGCGAGGCCGCCGTCATCGGGATGGTGACCGTGCAGTGCAGGTCGTCGCCGCGGCGCTGGAAGGTCGGGTGGGCGGTCTCGGCGATCTCGACGTAGAGGTCGCCGGCCGGGCCGCCGCCGGGGCCGACCTCGCCCTCACCGGCCAGCTGGATCCGGGTGCCGTTGTCGACACCGGCCGGGATCTTGACGGTCAGCGTGCGGCGGGCGCGCACCCGGCCGTCGCCGGCGCACTCGGGGCACGGGGTCGGCACGACGGTGCCGAAGCCCTGGCACTGCGGGCAGGGGCGCGAGGTCATGACCTGGCCCAGGAAGGACCGGGTGACCTGGGAGACCTCGCCCTTGCCGCGGCACATGTCACAGGTCTGCGCGGAGGTGCCGGGGGCGGCACCCTCACCGCTGCAGGTGGTGCAGGTGACGGCCGTGTCGACCTGGAGTTCCTTGGTCGTGCCGAAGGTGGCCTCGTCCAGGGTGATCTCCAGGCGGATCATGGCGTCCTGGCCGCGCCGGGTGCGCGACCGGGGGCCGCGCTGGCCTGAGGCGGCGCCGAAGAAGGCGTCCATGATGTCGGAGAAGCCGAAGCCGGCCGCGCCCGCGCCGAAGCCGCCACCGCCGCCGTTGGGCGACAGCGGGTCGCCGCCGAGGTCGTAGACCTGCCGCTTCGCGGGGTCGGAGAGCACCTCGTAGGCGGCGTTGATCTCCTTGAACCGCTCCTGAGTCTTCGGGTCCGGGTTGACGTCCGGGTGCAGTTCACGCGCGAGGCGCCGGAACGCCTTCTTGATCTCGTCCTGCCCCGCATCCCGTCGGACGCCGAGTACCGCGTAGTAGTCCGTGGCCACCAAATGCTCCGCTTGTTCCGCCTCTAGAAGGTGCTGCGACTGGTCCGGACGCGCCCAGGTGAGCCCGCCCGCATCACTATCTCTACTGCCTCTACGATTCGGCCAGGATCTGGCCCACGTACCGTGCCACCGCTCGCACCGCCCCCATTGTGCCCGGATAGTCCATCCGGGTGGGGCCGATCACACCCAGTTTTGCCACGCTCTCATCGCCCGAACCGTAACCGACGGAGACGACCGAGGTGGAATTCAGGCCCTCGTACTCGTTCTCCCGGCCGATCCGGACGGTCATCCCGGCGTCGGCGGTCTCACCCAGCAGGCGCAGCAGCACCACCTGCTCCTCCAGCGCCTCGAGCACCGGCTGGATGGTGAGCGGGAAGTCATGGCCGAATCTGGTCAGGTTGGCGGTGCCGGCCAGCATGATCCGTTCCTCGTTCTGCTCCACCAGCGATTCGAAGAGGGTGGAGAGGATCGTGGTGACGATCGGACGGTCGACCGCCTCGAAGGAGGACGGGAGGTCCTCCACCAGGGCCGGGACGTCCGGGAAGCGCCGGCCGCCGGCCTGGGCGTTGAGCCGGGCCCGCAGGTCAGCCAGGGTGGTCTCGCCCACCGGACCCGGGCAGTCGACGATCCGCTGCTCGACCCGGCCGGTGTTGGTGATCAGCACCAGCATGACCTTGCTCGGCGCCAGCGCCAGCAGCTCGACGTGCCGGACGGTGGACCTGGTCAGCGACGGGTACTGGACGACCGCGACCTGCCGGGTCAGCTGCGCGAGCAGCCGGACCGTACGGGCCACCACGTCGTCCAGGTCGACCGCGCCGTCCAGGAAGTGGCGGATGGCGCGCCGCTCCGGCGCGCTCATCGGTTTCACCTCGGCCAGCCGGTCGACGAAGAGCCGGTAGCCCTTGTCGGTGGGGATCCGGCCCGCACTGGTGTGCGGCTGGTGGATGTAGCCGTCCTCTTCGAGGGTGGCCATGTCATTGCGGACCGTGGCCGGCGAGACACCCAGGTTGTGGCGCTCGACCAGGGCCTTGGAGCCGACCGGCTCCTCGGTCCCGACGTAGTCCTGCACGATGGCGCGCAGCACGGCGAGCTTGCGCTCGTCGAGTTGGCGGACCTCCAGGCGGCCGGCGTCGAGCAGGTGGCTGGTGTCCAGGCGACTGGTGCGGGCGGGCGTGACACGGGGGCCCGAAGGTCCGTCGGATGTGGACGACCGGCCGGGCGGGCGGGGGTCGGACTCTGCTTCATCGAACATGGCACGCACCTCCCTCTTCGCACGTTGTCCTGGTACCCAGGTCTTGTGGTGTCCTGTGACGGGTTTGGCACTCGGGCGAGCCGAGTGCCAGAACCGTACCTGCCAGTGTAAGGCCCGGGTCCGTCAGCAGGAACGCCCTGTCCCTGGATGCCGCGCGGATCACTTCCGGGCACGGGTGGTGCCTGCGGGGGAACTAAGTGGCAGCATCGACAGCAACCGAGAGTGATTTCCAGAGGAGCAGCCATGTCGGCATCAGGTCCCCACACCCGCTTCGCCCCCGACCGCGGGCTGACGGGGCGGATGGTCACCACCATGTTCCTGATCGGTCTGCTCTACGTGGGCTTCACCGGTGTGCTGATCGTCCTGCTGAAGGGAGCCTGGCCGCTGATCGTGCTGCTGTCCGGCGGCCTGTTCATCGCCCAGTTCTGGTTCAGCGACAAGATCACCGAGCGGGCGATGGGCGCCCGGCCGGTCACCCCCGAGCAGTACCCGCAGCTGCACGGCACCATTGACCGCCTCTGCGCGCTGGCCGACATGCCGAAGCCGCGGGTCGCGGTGGCCGACAACGACATGCCCAACGCCTTCGCCACCGGGCGCAACCAGAACAACTCGGTGATCTGCGTGACCACCGGACTGATGCGCCGTCTCGACCCGGAGGAGCTGGAGGGCGTGCTCGCCCACGAGCTCTCGCACATCGCCCACCGGGACGTCGCGGTGATGACCATCGCCGGGTTCCTCGGCGTGCTGGCCGGAGCGATCACCCGGATCGCGCTCTACAGCGGGATGATGGGCGGCGGCAACCGCAATAACAACAACAACGACAACGCCGCCCTGATGATCCTCGTGGTCACCGCGGTCAGCGTGGTGGTCTACGCGCTCAGCTTCCTGCTCACCCGGATGCTCTCGCGCTACCGCGAGCTGGCCGCCGACCGGGCCGCCGCCCAACTCACCGGGCGTCCCAGCGCACTGGCCTCGGCGCTGACCAAGGTGACCGGGCAGATCGCCGCCATCCCGACCAAGGACCTGCGCAAGGCGCAGCCGTACAACGCCTTCTACTTCGCCCCCGCGCTCAGCGCGCGCGACGCTGCCTCCCAGCTGCTGTCCACGCACCCCTCGCTGGAGCAGCGGCTGGAGCAGCTGGGCAAGATCTCCGCCGAACTGGGACGCTGAGCCCGGTCGGTACAAGCCCGACTCGTCACCTGTCTGGAAGGAACGACCCGTGGGATTCCTGGACGCCCTGCTCGGCCGCAGCAAGCCGGTGCGGCCCGACCTCGACCAGCTCTTCGGCGTGCCCTCGGCCGCGCTGACCCTGGAGGCGGCCGCCGGGTTCCGGCCCACCGGCCTCGGCTCGGTCTGCTTCGCCGCCGTCGAGGGCGGGGCGTTCGGCGAGGTGGAGCGCCAGATCCGCGCCCTGCTGGACGCCGACACGCCCAACGGCGGCGTGCCGGTGGAGGCCAGCCAGGACGAGTACGGCTACTCCTGGCTGCTCGCCCGGCACACCCCCGAGGAGCTCCCGGAGCTGGTCAACGACCTGCACGCGGTCAACAGCGAGCTGGAGGCGAACGGCTTCGGCCCGCAGCTGCTCTGCTCGCTGGTGGGCTTCCGCAACGAGGCCGGGCAGTCGCTGGCCCTGGTGTACCTCTACAAGCGCGGGACGTTCTTCCCGTTCGCCCCGATGCGGGGTGGCGGGGAGCGTCGCAACAGCCCGCTGGAGCTCCAGGTGAAGGCGATGCTGGGCAACGACCTGCGGGTGGAGTCCGACCTCAGCCGCTGGTTCCCGGTCTGGGGCGCTCCGGGGCTGTAACACCGGTCTAAAGTCGCTGACTATGCGGAGCACTCACTACGGACCTGACCTCACCCCGCCCTGGAAGCGGCAGCAGCCCGCGCCGGAGGTGGCGGCCGAGCGCGACCTGGTGGTGGAGGACGCCGCCACCGGCTTCTGCGGGGCGGTGCTGCGCTGCGAGAAGACGGCGGAGGGATTCACCGTCACGCTGGAGGACCGGTTCGGCAAGCAGCGGGTCTTCCCGCTGGTCCCGCGCGGGTTCCTGCTGGAGGGCAAGGTCGTGACCCTCGTGCGGCCGTCCGGCCCGGCCACCGCGCGGGGCCCGGCCCGGACGGCCTCCGGCTCGCTGGCGGTCCCCGGCGCCCGGGCCCGGGTCGCGCGGGAGTCACGGATCTACGTCGAGGGCCGGCACGACGCCGAGCTGGTGGAGCGGGTCTGGGGCGACGACCTGCG
This genomic window contains:
- a CDS encoding histidine triad nucleotide-binding protein; this translates as MAEPTDPDCLFCKIVAGDIPATVVRESERTLAFRDIHPQAPTHILVIPKAHYPNAGALAAAEPALAGALLSEAAEVAADEKLDGSGYRLIFNTGAGAGQTVFHAHVHLLGGRGFSEGLV
- the era gene encoding GTPase Era, with translation MSDTPSSPAAPYRSGFACFVGRPNAGKSTLTNALVGTKVAITSDRPQTTRHTVRGIVHRPEAQLVLVDTPGLHKPRTLLGERLNDLVRSTWAEVDVIGFCLPADQKLGPGDKFIAKELAEVKKTPKVAIVTKTDLVDSKKLAEQLIAIHQLGLELGIEWAEIIPVSAVGDKQVDLLADLLTPLLPLGPPLYPDGDLTDEPEVIMVAELIREAALEGVRDELPHSLAVVVEEMIPREGRPADRPLLDIHANVYIERQSQKAIVIGAKGARLKHVGTTARKHIEALLGTPVYLDLHVKVAKDWQRDPKQLRKLGF
- the dnaJ gene encoding molecular chaperone DnaJ — encoded protein: MATDYYAVLGVRRDAGQDEIKKAFRRLARELHPDVNPDPKTQERFKEINAAYEVLSDPAKRQVYDLGGDPLSPNGGGGGFGAGAAGFGFSDIMDAFFGAASGQRGPRSRTRRGQDAMIRLEITLDEATFGTTKELQVDTAVTCTTCSGEGAAPGTSAQTCDMCRGKGEVSQVTRSFLGQVMTSRPCPQCQGFGTVVPTPCPECAGDGRVRARRTLTVKIPAGVDNGTRIQLAGEGEVGPGGGPAGDLYVEIAETAHPTFQRRGDDLHCTVTIPMTAASLGTQVPLQTLDGLEEVDIRPGTQSGQSIPLHGRGVTHLRGGGRGDLIVHVEVQTPTKLDPEQEDLLRRLAVLRGEERPSGTFAPGQQGLFSRLKDAFNGR
- a CDS encoding PhoH family protein; amino-acid sequence: MSDTAQHRPQATNGASARIVIPEKHPMVTLLGATDSLLRVIERSFPETDIHVRGNEVTATGERADIVLVQQLFNEMMLVLRTGQPLTEDAVERSIAMLRNAAADPAGAGESPSQVFTASILSNRGRTIRPKTENQKNYVDAIDRHTITFGIGPAGTGKTYLAMAKAVQALQAKEVNRIILTRPAVEAGERLGFLPGTLFEKIDPYLRPLYDALHDMMDPDSIPRLMAAGTIEVAPLAYMRGRTLNDAFIILDEAQNTSPEQMKMFLTRLGFNSRVVVTGDTSQIDLPGSTRSGLKVVQEILADVPDIHFSILTSTDVVRHKLVGRIVDAYERWDALENAEDDTPAGAKAKKPAPRRNTRTPRQPHRTES
- a CDS encoding DUF1906 domain-containing protein; the encoded protein is MRSLRATALTTLCLVLSFALDAAPAGAFVPPGVTRTVLTGLGRDVQPTYTGAGFDTCEAPPVDTMQAWWDSSPYSAAGIYISGEQRACHQAELSADWVRQVHAMGWQLLPIDVGPQAPCSGSGSKPHRIDPANAADQGSAEADGAANALQALGLGAGSPVYLDVEAYSGSDASCGQAVVDFTVAWTQELHRLGYRSGFYSSLGSGISDLAAAAEAGTSPLPDAVWYARWDGRATTDGSGGLDDSLWSAHGRLHQYRGNVTESYGGQTLTIDRDWIDGPVAP
- the ybeY gene encoding rRNA maturation RNase YbeY, with amino-acid sequence MSIDIANESGWDADEDAILDVARFALDKMRIHPQSELSVILIDSEAMEQLHIQWMDLPGPTDVMSFPMDELRPGKEGEELPQGLLGDIVLCPEVAKAQGLAAPSQHSMDEELQLLTVHGVLHVLGYDHEEPEEERTMFALQKRILDDWRTGRGLSGLSPAPTTH
- a CDS encoding ribonuclease Z, producing MSMRELVVLGTASQVPTRHRNHNGYLLRWDGEGLLFDPGEGTQRQMLYAGVSATDLTRICVTHFHGDHSLGLAGVIQRINLDRVPHPVHAYYPASGQVFFDRLRQATAFHETAELRPHPIAAAGPLDGAGAPFELSAVQLSHPVDSFGYRLTEPDGRRLVPERLAALGVRGPDVGRLQREGRIQLDDRTVTLAEVSEARPGQRFAFVMDTRLCDGVHALAEGADLLVIEATFLAADARLAKEHGHLTAAQAAQVAAAAGVRTLVLTHFSQRYPDLDGHLAEARAHFDGELVVAEDLARIPVPSRR
- a CDS encoding 16S rRNA (uracil(1498)-N(3))-methyltransferase, which codes for MTAPVFVVDTDRLAAASPGAVVRLDGAEGRHAAAVKRLEVGEAITLTDGLGLGGHGTVTAVLGKDALDVTLADTVAEPAPSPRIVVVQALPKGDRGELAVETMTEVGVDVVIPWAASRCITQWKGERGAKALAKWRSTAREAGKQSRRLRFPEVREVMTTRQLAPLLAAAALAAVLHEEGAEPLAAAPLPTAGDIMLIVGPEGGVSPEELTAFAAAGAKPYRLGPSVLRTSTAGVAAGALLLGRAGRWS
- a CDS encoding cytidine deaminase; translated protein: MLSGMTDLDRALDAEDQKLVTLARSARARNQVAEGAAVRDETGRTYVAGTVALPSLALSAVQTAVAMAVASGAKGLEAAVVVTAQQAPTEADLAVVRELGGAGTPLLLAGPDGVLRTRVDAS
- a CDS encoding hemolysin family protein: MSGDSTSFLVGACLLVMVGWLAACAEAGISRVSRFRAEEAVRAGRRGSDRLLTLASDPIRYLNLATLIRVASEVAAAVLVTVVCVRSFQQTWQAVLVAFGVMVLVSFVAVGVSPRTIGRQHPLTSATTASFVLLPLARILGPIPRLLILLGNALTPGKGYREGPFASEAELRALVDLAEKDDLIEDDERRMVHSVFELGDTIVREVMVPRTDLVMIERHKTVRQALTLALRSGFSRIPVVGENEDDVVGIVYLKDLVRLTHISRDAESEQVDTMMRPAVFIPDSKPAGDLLREMQQMRSHVAIVIDEYGGTAGLVTIEDILEEIVGEITDEYDREIAPIEDLGDGSFRITARLLVEDLGELFGIELEDEDIETVGGLLAKHLGRVPIPGSACEVPVPLDESTGLSAIRLTAESSAGRRNRIGTVVATPVRRLQDSPEQTD